The following proteins are co-located in the Nocardia bhagyanarayanae genome:
- the bluB gene encoding 5,6-dimethylbenzimidazole synthase yields MSADRLSVYEAIRLRRDVRAEFTGEPVDEETLWRILDAAHRAPSVGNSQPWDFVVVREPGTLGRFADHVAGKRVEFRDALPPERAATFEPIKIEGIVESGTGVVVSYDHGRGGPQVLGRATIPETGVYSAVLAIQNLWLAATAEGIGVGWVSFYDPAFLADLVGLPPGIQPVAWLCVGPVHEFQTIPDLQRFGWRTGRPLSEAVHRETFGGTGFASEPPTDSAAVETAAP; encoded by the coding sequence GTGAGTGCTGATCGCCTGAGTGTCTACGAGGCCATTCGGTTGCGCCGCGACGTGCGCGCCGAATTCACCGGGGAGCCCGTCGACGAGGAGACGCTGTGGCGGATTCTGGATGCCGCGCACCGGGCGCCGAGCGTGGGCAATTCGCAGCCGTGGGATTTCGTGGTGGTGCGTGAGCCCGGCACGCTGGGCCGGTTCGCCGATCATGTGGCGGGCAAGCGTGTGGAGTTCCGGGACGCGCTACCGCCCGAGCGCGCGGCGACTTTCGAGCCGATCAAGATCGAGGGCATCGTGGAGAGCGGCACCGGCGTCGTCGTCAGCTACGACCACGGCCGCGGCGGACCACAGGTGCTCGGCCGCGCGACCATCCCCGAAACCGGCGTCTACTCCGCGGTTCTCGCGATCCAGAACCTGTGGCTCGCCGCCACCGCCGAGGGCATCGGCGTGGGCTGGGTGTCCTTCTACGACCCGGCGTTCCTCGCCGACCTGGTCGGCCTGCCACCCGGCATCCAGCCCGTCGCCTGGCTCTGCGTCGGCCCGGTGCACGAATTCCAAACGATCCCAGACCTCCAGCGCTTCGGCTGGCGCACCGGCCGCCCCCTGTCCGAAGCGGTCCACCGGGAAACCTTCGGCGGGACCGGTTTTGCCTCCGAACCGCCGACGGACAGCGCAGCGGTGGAGACCGCCGCGCCCTGA
- a CDS encoding fatty acid desaturase family protein: MAISDVKEYAHLTAADVEALGAEFDAIRREIESSRGESDARYIRNVIRLQRALEISGRAVLFAGFLPPAWLAGVALLGTAKIIENMEIGHNVMHGQWDWMNDPEIHSSSWEWDNTGPSKHWKHTHNYLHHKYTNVLGMDDDIGYGLLRVTRDQRWKPFNLGNPVYNLLLQLFFEYGVAIQHLELGKLAAGRYKPGSPERAEFERKRSEVLNKVGKQALKDYVVFPALTGPLFFSTLTANLAANMIRNVWSNAVIFCGHFPDGAEKFTKADIDGETQAEWYLRQMLGSANISGGPVMHFMTGNLSHQIEHHLFPDLPSNRYADIAVRVRALCDKYDLPYTTGSLPVQYFKAWRTILKLALPNKYLRHTADDAPETASERKFGGNAVSTFDPVTGKRRGLRTALAEGKRRIARRAARSERALQLAK; this comes from the coding sequence ATGGCGATCTCGGATGTCAAGGAATACGCGCACCTCACCGCCGCGGATGTGGAGGCGTTGGGCGCGGAATTCGACGCGATCCGGCGGGAAATCGAATCCTCGCGCGGTGAATCGGACGCGCGATACATTCGCAATGTCATCAGGCTGCAGCGCGCGCTGGAGATCAGCGGGCGCGCGGTCCTGTTCGCCGGTTTCCTTCCGCCCGCCTGGCTCGCCGGCGTCGCCCTGCTCGGCACCGCCAAGATCATCGAGAACATGGAGATCGGGCACAACGTCATGCACGGGCAGTGGGACTGGATGAACGATCCGGAGATCCACTCCAGCTCGTGGGAGTGGGACAACACCGGCCCGTCCAAGCACTGGAAGCACACCCACAACTACCTGCACCACAAGTACACCAACGTCCTCGGCATGGACGACGACATCGGCTACGGCCTGCTGCGGGTCACCCGCGACCAGCGCTGGAAGCCGTTCAACCTCGGCAACCCGGTCTACAACCTGCTGCTGCAGCTGTTCTTCGAGTACGGCGTGGCGATTCAGCACCTGGAGCTCGGCAAGCTGGCCGCGGGCCGATACAAGCCCGGCAGTCCCGAGCGCGCCGAGTTCGAGCGCAAGCGCAGCGAGGTGCTGAACAAGGTCGGTAAGCAGGCGCTCAAGGACTACGTGGTCTTCCCCGCGCTGACCGGCCCGCTGTTCTTCTCCACACTCACCGCGAACCTGGCCGCCAACATGATTCGCAACGTGTGGTCCAACGCGGTGATCTTCTGCGGCCACTTCCCCGACGGCGCGGAGAAGTTCACCAAGGCCGACATCGACGGCGAGACCCAGGCCGAGTGGTACCTGCGCCAGATGCTCGGCAGCGCCAACATCTCCGGCGGCCCGGTCATGCACTTCATGACCGGCAACCTCAGCCACCAGATCGAACACCACCTGTTCCCGGATCTGCCGAGCAACCGCTACGCCGACATCGCGGTCCGGGTGCGGGCGCTGTGCGACAAGTACGACCTGCCCTACACCACGGGATCGCTTCCGGTGCAGTACTTCAAGGCGTGGCGCACCATCCTCAAGCTCGCGCTGCCGAACAAGTACCTGCGCCACACCGCCGACGACGCCCCGGAGACCGCCTCCGAGCGCAAGTTCGGCGGCAACGCGGTCAGTACCTTCGACCCGGTCACCGGCAAGCGCCGCGGGTTGCGTACCGCGCTCGCCGAGGGCAAGCGGCGCATCGCCCGTCGCGCGGCCCGGTCGGAGCGCGCGCTCCAGCTCGCGAAGTAG
- a CDS encoding fatty acid desaturase codes for MAITDIQTFSHLTAADIETLGQELDTIRRSVELSRGERDAKYIRRTIAAQRGLEVAGRAVLFGSRNRWAWLAGTALLSVAKIIENMELGHNISHGQWDWMNDPEIHSSTWEWDQTGPSSQWRRAHNYSHHTYTNVLGKDEDLGFGILRMTRDEQWRPIHLVQPLANLLLAATFEWGIALHDWAIEKELTGTPKSELLSAPNREFARKIARQVSKDFLLYPALTGPAWKSTLKANATANLVRNLWAYAVIFCGHFPDGAEKFTIEQLEDETQAEWYLRQMLGSANFKAGPAMAFMSGNLCYQIEHHLFPDLPSNRYPEIAARVRELCDKYDLPYTTGSLGKQYLLAFRTIHKLALPDRFLKRTADDAPETSSERKFAGITLPNTERWADNNWLLTDPETGQRRGLRSALHEAKVVLEEKARHEKEVLREAKRALKEKARQEKELLREAKIALQEKARVEQAALRRKTVREKGFRVRLRRA; via the coding sequence GTGGCCATCACCGATATCCAGACGTTCTCCCACCTCACGGCCGCCGATATCGAGACCCTGGGGCAGGAGCTCGACACCATCCGGCGTTCCGTCGAACTCTCCCGCGGCGAACGCGACGCGAAGTACATCCGCCGCACCATCGCGGCCCAGCGCGGCCTCGAGGTCGCCGGGCGCGCGGTGCTCTTCGGCAGCCGCAACCGCTGGGCTTGGCTCGCGGGCACGGCGCTGCTCTCGGTCGCCAAGATCATCGAGAACATGGAGCTCGGGCACAACATCAGCCACGGGCAGTGGGACTGGATGAACGATCCGGAGATCCACTCCAGCACCTGGGAGTGGGACCAGACGGGTCCGTCGTCGCAGTGGCGGCGCGCGCACAACTACTCCCACCACACCTACACCAACGTCCTCGGCAAGGACGAGGACCTCGGCTTCGGCATCCTGCGGATGACCCGCGACGAACAGTGGCGCCCGATCCACCTGGTGCAGCCGCTGGCCAACCTGCTGCTGGCCGCCACCTTCGAGTGGGGCATCGCGCTGCACGACTGGGCTATCGAGAAGGAACTGACGGGCACCCCGAAGTCGGAGCTGCTGTCGGCGCCGAACCGGGAGTTCGCCCGCAAGATCGCGCGCCAGGTGAGCAAGGACTTCCTGCTCTACCCCGCGCTGACCGGACCGGCCTGGAAGTCGACGCTGAAGGCCAACGCCACCGCCAACCTGGTGCGCAACCTCTGGGCCTACGCCGTGATCTTCTGCGGCCACTTCCCCGACGGCGCCGAGAAATTCACCATCGAGCAGCTCGAGGACGAGACGCAGGCCGAGTGGTACCTACGCCAGATGCTCGGTAGCGCCAACTTCAAGGCCGGGCCCGCGATGGCCTTCATGAGCGGCAATCTCTGCTACCAGATCGAGCACCACCTGTTCCCCGACCTGCCGAGCAACCGGTACCCGGAGATCGCCGCGCGGGTCCGCGAACTCTGCGACAAGTACGACCTGCCCTACACGACCGGCTCGCTGGGCAAGCAGTACCTGCTCGCCTTCCGCACCATCCACAAGCTGGCGCTGCCGGACCGGTTCCTCAAGCGCACCGCCGACGACGCGCCGGAGACCTCCTCGGAGCGCAAGTTCGCGGGCATCACGCTGCCGAACACCGAGCGCTGGGCCGACAACAACTGGCTGCTGACCGATCCCGAGACCGGGCAGCGGCGCGGTCTGCGCTCGGCGCTGCACGAGGCCAAAGTCGTGCTGGAGGAGAAGGCGCGGCACGAGAAAGAGGTGTTGCGCGAGGCCAAGCGGGCGCTGAAGGAGAAAGCACGGCAGGAGAAGGAACTGCTGCGCGAGGCCAAGATCGCCCTCCAGGAGAAGGCGCGCGTCGAACAGGCCGCGCTGCGCCGGAAGACCGTGCGGGAAAAGGGATTCCGCGTGCGCTTGCGGCGCGCCTGA
- a CDS encoding ferredoxin reductase, giving the protein MVFKNVRDWLEAPAASVAERGGRLNVLRGAVARVTTPLLPDDYLHLANPLWSARELRGRIVDVRKETADSATLVIKPGWGFDFKFQPGQYIGIGLLVDGRWHWRSYSLTCPPDWNAPEHGGKRLISIAVKAMPEGFLSSHIVGGVKPGTIVRLQAPQGGFVLPYPPPAKVLFLTAGSGITPVMSMLRAMDRRGLVSDVVHLHSARTAEDVMFGDELRALHDRHPSFQSHLHLTGEQGKFALADLDAKFPDWRERDTWACGPAAMLDEIEQHWRAAGLAERLHVERFEIERSAIGEGGTVSFGKSGRSVEVDGATSLLEAGESVGVQMPFGCRMGICQTCVVTLSSGHARDLRNGDERREGDKVQTCISAAAGDCTLDV; this is encoded by the coding sequence ATGGTCTTCAAGAATGTCCGCGACTGGCTCGAAGCGCCCGCGGCGAGCGTCGCCGAGCGCGGTGGTCGGCTCAACGTGTTGCGCGGGGCCGTCGCCCGGGTGACCACGCCACTGCTGCCCGACGACTACCTGCACCTGGCCAACCCGCTGTGGTCCGCGCGCGAGCTGCGCGGCCGGATCGTCGACGTGCGCAAGGAGACCGCGGATTCGGCGACCCTGGTGATCAAGCCGGGCTGGGGCTTCGACTTCAAGTTCCAGCCGGGCCAGTACATCGGCATCGGCCTGCTGGTGGACGGGCGCTGGCACTGGCGGTCCTACTCGTTGACGTGCCCGCCGGACTGGAATGCCCCCGAGCACGGCGGCAAGCGGCTCATTTCCATCGCCGTGAAGGCGATGCCGGAGGGCTTCCTGTCCAGCCACATCGTCGGCGGCGTCAAGCCGGGCACGATCGTCCGGTTGCAGGCGCCGCAGGGCGGGTTCGTGCTGCCCTATCCGCCGCCCGCCAAGGTGCTGTTCCTCACCGCGGGCAGCGGCATCACGCCGGTGATGTCGATGCTGCGCGCGATGGACCGCCGCGGTCTGGTCTCCGACGTGGTGCACCTGCATTCAGCGCGCACCGCCGAGGACGTGATGTTCGGCGACGAGCTGCGCGCGCTGCACGACCGGCACCCGAGCTTCCAGTCGCACCTGCACCTGACCGGCGAACAGGGCAAGTTCGCGCTCGCCGATCTGGACGCGAAGTTCCCCGACTGGCGGGAGCGCGACACCTGGGCCTGCGGTCCCGCCGCCATGCTGGACGAGATCGAACAGCACTGGCGCGCGGCGGGTCTCGCCGAGCGGCTGCACGTGGAGCGGTTCGAGATCGAGCGCTCGGCGATCGGCGAGGGCGGCACCGTCAGCTTCGGCAAGAGCGGCCGCAGCGTCGAGGTCGACGGCGCGACCAGCCTGCTCGAGGCGGGCGAGTCGGTTGGGGTTCAGATGCCGTTCGGCTGCCGGATGGGCATCTGCCAGACCTGTGTGGTGACCTTGAGTTCCGGACACGCACGGGACCTGCGCAACGGCGATGAGCGCCGCGAGGGCGACAAGGTGCAGACCTGCATCTCGGCGGCCGCGGGCGACTGCACACTGGACGTGTGA
- a CDS encoding DUF6912 family protein has product MRVYVPATVPMLRELVAERELFPIGGTAFAVTPALREAYASGDDEELAEVAMAEAARASLRLLAAERDAVVEDIEDGEPAAARPSGGPVYRRAVIAADVAGAKLRPDLDDAVVKLAGPIAYDRIASIHVDLAEAEPEVAKAVDVVDAADLGDPDAEFVLGDAEDHQLAWYAAQELPFLLDLL; this is encoded by the coding sequence ATGCGGGTGTACGTGCCCGCGACGGTGCCGATGCTGCGCGAGCTGGTCGCCGAGCGGGAGCTGTTCCCGATCGGCGGCACCGCGTTCGCGGTCACCCCGGCGCTGCGCGAGGCCTACGCCTCCGGCGACGACGAGGAGCTGGCCGAGGTGGCCATGGCCGAGGCCGCCCGGGCCTCGCTGCGCCTGCTCGCCGCCGAGCGCGATGCCGTCGTCGAGGACATCGAGGACGGCGAACCCGCGGCCGCGCGCCCGTCCGGCGGTCCGGTGTACCGGAGGGCGGTGATCGCCGCGGACGTCGCGGGCGCCAAGCTCCGTCCCGACCTCGACGACGCGGTGGTCAAGCTCGCCGGCCCGATCGCCTACGACCGGATCGCCTCGATCCACGTCGACCTGGCCGAGGCCGAGCCCGAGGTGGCCAAGGCGGTGGACGTGGTCGACGCGGCCGATCTCGGCGACCCGGACGCGGAGTTCGTGCTCGGCGACGCCGAGGACCACCAGCTCGCCTGGTACGCGGCGCAGGAGCTGCCGTTCCTGCTCGACCTGCTCTGA
- a CDS encoding WS/DGAT/MGAT family O-acyltransferase, translated as MITRLTPQDAAFYRLESSSNPIHIGSLAIVRNTDEGRLDGEAALDYDRLVDLVESRLALVPRYRRKVREIPFALGRPVWVEDSRFDITYHIRRSALPSPGTDDQLHDLVARLASRPLDQSKPLWEMYLIEGLTEDRCAIFTKTHSALVDGASALEIGHVILDNSPSPRGLADDSWVAPREPTDVELLVGALTHLAAQPREALEVARDASADAFAMIGAAGRAVDSVVSAVRTAAIGAPDSPLNARTSRSRRFDVVRTDLGDYRKIRQRFGCSTNDAILAVVTGALRNWLLSRGEALIESTTLRAVVPMSVYVEGPDHDRLEPASEVSSFLLDLPVGEPNPVIRLSHIAHATEANSRGRRGVRARTLVHMAGFAPASLHAMSVRAASTFAEHTFNLVITNAPGPQTPMYIGGARMLEMYPVSPLLRNQASSIGITSYDGRVFYGLNADRDAMADIEVLAAAVHESMEEMLGACV; from the coding sequence GTGATCACGCGTTTGACGCCGCAGGACGCGGCGTTCTATCGGCTCGAGTCGAGCAGCAATCCGATCCACATCGGCTCGCTCGCGATCGTCCGCAACACCGACGAAGGCCGGCTCGACGGCGAAGCGGCCCTCGACTACGACCGCCTGGTCGACCTCGTGGAGAGCAGACTCGCGCTGGTCCCGCGCTACCGGCGCAAGGTGCGCGAGATTCCATTCGCCCTGGGCAGGCCGGTGTGGGTGGAGGACAGCCGCTTCGACATCACCTATCACATCCGCCGCTCCGCACTGCCGAGTCCGGGCACCGACGATCAGCTGCACGACCTGGTCGCGCGGCTGGCCTCGCGGCCGCTCGACCAGAGCAAGCCGCTGTGGGAGATGTATCTGATCGAGGGGCTCACCGAGGACCGCTGCGCGATCTTCACCAAGACTCACTCGGCGCTGGTCGACGGCGCGAGCGCGCTGGAGATCGGACACGTCATCCTGGACAACAGCCCCTCGCCGCGCGGTCTCGCCGACGACTCCTGGGTCGCGCCGCGCGAACCCACCGATGTGGAGCTGCTGGTCGGCGCGCTCACCCATCTGGCGGCCCAGCCGCGCGAGGCGCTGGAGGTGGCGCGGGACGCGAGCGCCGACGCCTTCGCGATGATCGGCGCCGCGGGCCGCGCTGTCGACTCGGTCGTCTCGGCGGTGCGCACCGCCGCCATCGGCGCGCCGGACAGCCCGCTCAACGCGCGAACCTCGCGCAGCCGCCGCTTCGACGTGGTACGCACCGACCTCGGTGACTACCGCAAGATCCGTCAGCGCTTCGGCTGCTCGACCAACGACGCGATCCTCGCCGTGGTCACCGGCGCGCTGCGCAACTGGCTGCTCTCGCGCGGCGAGGCGCTGATCGAGTCGACCACGCTGCGCGCGGTGGTGCCCATGTCGGTGTACGTCGAGGGACCGGACCACGATCGGCTGGAGCCCGCGAGCGAGGTGTCCTCGTTCCTGTTGGATCTGCCGGTCGGCGAGCCCAATCCGGTGATCCGGCTCTCGCACATCGCGCACGCCACCGAGGCCAACAGCAGGGGCCGGCGCGGGGTGCGGGCGCGCACGCTGGTGCACATGGCCGGGTTCGCTCCGGCCAGCCTGCATGCGATGAGCGTGCGGGCGGCGAGTACGTTCGCAGAGCACACGTTCAACTTGGTGATCACCAACGCGCCGGGTCCGCAGACGCCGATGTACATCGGCGGCGCGCGGATGCTGGAGATGTATCCGGTGTCGCCGCTGCTGCGCAATCAGGCCTCGAGCATCGGGATCACGTCCTACGACGGACGCGTCTTCTACGGGCTCAACGCCGACCGCGACGCGATGGCCGACATCGAGGTGCTGGCCGCCGCGGTGCACGAGTCCATGGAGGAGATGCTCGGTGCCTGCGTCTGA
- the secA gene encoding preprotein translocase subunit SecA: MPALTLTRLLRIGEGRTVKRLAHLADEVLALDAEYEQLTDAELRAKTDEFKQRYADGESLDDLLLEAFAVAREASWRVLNQKHYKVQVMGGAALHLGNIAEMKTGEGKTLTCVLPAYLNALSGEGVHVVTVNDYLAKRDAEWMGRVHRFLGLEVGVILGGMSPAQRRAAYNSDITYGTNNEFGFDYLRDNMTHSLDDLVQRGHNFAVVDEVDSILIDEARTPLIISGPADASSKWYAEFARIAPLLKKDLHYEVDIKKRTIGVHEAGVEFVEDQLGIDNLYEAANSPLVSYLNNAIKAKELYQRDKDYIVRDGEVIIVDEFTGRILVGRRYNEGMHQAIEAKEGVEIQPENQTLATITLQNYFRLYDKLSGMTGTAETEAAELHQIYGLGVVPIPTNKPMVRADQSDLIYKTEEAKFAAVVDDVTERHEKGQPVLIGTTSVERSEYLSKQFTRRGIPHNVLNAKFHEKEAEIIAEAGRPGAVTVATNMAGRGTDIVLGGNPDIIADILLRKQGLDPVETQEEYEAAWHPTLEQVKQQTEADAEAVRDAGGLYVLGTERHESRRIDNQLRGRSGRQGDPGESRFYLSLGDELMRRFNGAALEAIMTRLNLPDDVPIEAKMVSKAIKSAQTQVEQQNFEIRKNVLKYDEVMNQQRTVIYGERNRILRGEDMEGQVQNMITDVITAYVDGATAEGYVEDWDLDKLWTALKTLYPVGVDYKELTGETGVGEAGDLTRDELLDALLDDAHDAYEKREQEIDGLAGEGSMRNLERQVLLSVLDRKWREHLYEMDYLKEGIGLRAMAQRDPLVEYQREGFDMFAAMLDGLKEESVGFLFNLQVEVQQPQPAGVAVDPGLRSPVGAMSGAPAPLPTQQAAPAANGAPAALRAKGIDERTTRGFSYSGPGERGGAEVHSDAEEYGSDSGAHATRRERREAARAESKGKRGPKSRRRH, encoded by the coding sequence GTGCCTGCGCTGACACTGACGAGGTTGCTACGGATTGGTGAGGGTCGCACCGTCAAGCGGCTCGCTCATCTCGCCGACGAGGTCCTCGCGCTCGACGCGGAGTACGAGCAGCTCACCGACGCCGAGCTGCGCGCGAAGACCGACGAGTTCAAGCAGCGCTACGCCGACGGCGAGAGCCTCGACGACCTGCTGCTCGAGGCGTTCGCGGTGGCGCGGGAGGCGTCCTGGCGGGTGCTCAACCAGAAGCACTACAAGGTCCAGGTGATGGGCGGCGCCGCGCTGCACCTCGGCAACATCGCCGAGATGAAGACCGGTGAGGGCAAGACCCTGACCTGTGTGCTTCCCGCGTACCTGAACGCGCTGTCCGGCGAGGGCGTGCACGTCGTCACGGTCAACGACTACCTGGCCAAGCGCGACGCGGAGTGGATGGGCCGCGTGCACCGTTTCCTCGGGCTCGAGGTCGGCGTCATCCTCGGCGGCATGAGCCCGGCCCAGCGCCGCGCCGCCTACAACTCCGACATCACCTACGGCACCAACAACGAGTTCGGCTTCGACTACCTGCGCGACAACATGACGCACTCGCTGGACGACCTGGTCCAGCGCGGGCACAACTTCGCCGTGGTCGACGAGGTCGACTCCATCCTCATCGACGAGGCCCGTACGCCGCTGATCATCTCGGGTCCGGCCGACGCCTCCTCGAAGTGGTACGCCGAGTTCGCGCGCATCGCGCCGCTGCTGAAGAAGGACCTGCACTACGAGGTCGACATCAAGAAGCGCACCATCGGCGTGCACGAGGCGGGCGTCGAGTTCGTCGAGGACCAGCTCGGCATCGACAACCTGTACGAGGCCGCCAACTCGCCGCTGGTCAGCTACCTGAACAACGCCATCAAGGCCAAGGAGCTCTACCAGCGCGACAAGGACTACATCGTCCGCGACGGCGAGGTCATCATCGTCGACGAGTTCACCGGACGCATCCTGGTCGGCCGCCGCTACAACGAGGGCATGCACCAGGCGATCGAGGCCAAGGAAGGCGTGGAGATCCAGCCGGAGAACCAGACGCTGGCCACCATCACGCTGCAGAACTACTTCCGCCTCTACGACAAGCTCTCCGGCATGACCGGTACCGCCGAGACCGAGGCGGCCGAGCTGCACCAGATCTACGGCCTCGGCGTCGTGCCGATCCCGACGAACAAGCCGATGGTGCGCGCCGACCAGTCGGACCTGATCTACAAGACCGAAGAGGCCAAGTTCGCCGCCGTGGTCGACGACGTCACCGAGCGGCACGAGAAGGGCCAGCCGGTGCTGATCGGCACCACCAGCGTCGAGCGCTCGGAGTACCTGTCCAAGCAGTTCACCAGGCGCGGCATCCCGCACAACGTGCTGAACGCGAAGTTCCACGAGAAGGAAGCCGAGATCATCGCCGAGGCCGGTCGGCCGGGCGCGGTCACGGTCGCCACCAACATGGCAGGCCGCGGTACCGACATCGTGCTCGGCGGCAACCCGGACATCATCGCCGACATCCTGCTGCGCAAGCAGGGCCTCGACCCGGTCGAGACGCAGGAGGAGTACGAGGCCGCCTGGCATCCGACCCTCGAGCAGGTCAAGCAGCAGACCGAGGCGGACGCCGAGGCGGTCCGCGACGCCGGTGGTCTGTACGTGCTCGGCACCGAGCGCCACGAGTCCCGGCGTATCGACAACCAGCTGCGCGGTCGCTCCGGCCGCCAGGGTGATCCCGGCGAGTCCCGCTTCTACCTGTCGCTGGGTGACGAGTTGATGCGGCGCTTCAACGGCGCGGCGCTCGAGGCGATCATGACCCGGCTCAACCTGCCCGACGACGTGCCGATCGAGGCGAAGATGGTCTCCAAGGCCATCAAGAGCGCGCAGACCCAGGTCGAGCAGCAGAACTTCGAGATCCGCAAGAACGTCCTCAAGTACGACGAGGTGATGAACCAGCAGCGCACCGTCATCTACGGCGAGCGCAACCGGATCCTGCGCGGTGAGGACATGGAGGGCCAGGTCCAGAACATGATCACCGACGTGATCACCGCGTACGTCGACGGCGCCACCGCCGAGGGCTACGTCGAGGACTGGGATCTGGACAAGCTGTGGACCGCGCTGAAGACCCTCTACCCGGTCGGCGTGGACTACAAGGAGCTGACCGGTGAGACCGGCGTCGGCGAGGCGGGCGACCTGACCCGCGACGAGCTGCTCGACGCCCTGCTCGACGACGCGCACGACGCCTACGAGAAGCGCGAGCAGGAGATCGACGGCTTGGCGGGCGAGGGTTCCATGCGGAATCTCGAACGGCAGGTGCTGCTTTCGGTGCTGGACCGCAAGTGGCGCGAGCACCTCTACGAGATGGACTACCTCAAGGAGGGCATCGGCCTGCGCGCCATGGCGCAGCGGGATCCGCTGGTCGAATACCAGCGCGAGGGCTTCGACATGTTCGCCGCGATGCTCGACGGCCTGAAGGAGGAGTCGGTCGGCTTCCTGTTCAACCTCCAGGTCGAGGTTCAGCAGCCGCAGCCCGCGGGCGTCGCCGTCGACCCGGGCCTGCGTTCCCCGGTCGGCGCCATGTCCGGCGCTCCGGCCCCGCTGCCCACCCAGCAGGCCGCCCCCGCCGCCAACGGCGCCCCGGCCGCCCTGCGCGCCAAGGGCATCGACGAGCGCACCACCCGCGGCTTCAGCTACTCGGGCCCCGGCGAGCGCGGCGGCGCCGAAGTCCACAGCGACGCCGAGGAGTACGGCTCCGACTCCGGCGCCCACGCCACCCGCCGGGAGCGTCGCGAAGCGGCGCGCGCCGAGAGCAAGGGCAAGCGCGGCCCGAAGTCGCGTCGTCGGCACTGA
- a CDS encoding DUF4352 domain-containing protein, translating to MTNPQMPQQSWPGTNPHYPPPPKKRAVWPWVLGGFCAFVLLLFGGCVALLSSAADEVAESAEKQTSVSPAGSEVRDGKFGFVVTRVEPPVASVGDNQFLKKDAQGEFILVHVDVSNTGDQPQTYFGDNQKLVDAQGRLYSNDTAAEVNLNKNLVTEINPGNRISVVLAFDVPKGTTPTAIEFHDSAFSGGARVALR from the coding sequence ATGACCAATCCGCAGATGCCGCAACAGTCGTGGCCCGGCACGAATCCGCACTACCCGCCGCCGCCGAAGAAGCGGGCGGTATGGCCATGGGTGCTCGGCGGGTTCTGCGCGTTCGTGCTGCTGTTGTTCGGCGGATGCGTCGCGCTGTTGAGCAGCGCGGCCGACGAAGTCGCCGAGAGCGCGGAGAAACAAACCTCCGTCTCCCCCGCGGGTTCCGAGGTCCGCGACGGCAAATTCGGTTTCGTCGTCACGCGCGTCGAACCGCCGGTCGCCTCCGTCGGCGACAACCAATTCCTGAAGAAGGACGCCCAGGGCGAATTCATCCTGGTGCACGTCGACGTCAGCAACACCGGCGACCAACCGCAGACCTACTTCGGCGACAACCAGAAACTCGTCGACGCCCAAGGCCGCCTCTACAGCAACGACACCGCGGCCGAAGTGAACCTCAACAAGAACCTCGTCACCGAAATCAACCCCGGCAACAGGATTTCCGTCGTCCTCGCCTTCGACGTCCCGAAGGGCACCACCCCCACCGCCATCGAATTCCACGACTCGGCCTTCTCCGGCGGCGCCCGCGTCGCCCTCCGCTAG
- a CDS encoding YybH family protein: MDRDAVRAWVAAYERAWRTPGTDALAELFADDAVYVVSPWAAPIVGRAALAEFWEAGRDGADEPFTMTSDLVAVEDDTAVVRVEVEYERDDPARWRDLWIVRFDDSGRCVQFEEWPFAPGQPDGH, encoded by the coding sequence ATGGATCGCGATGCTGTTCGCGCATGGGTGGCGGCCTACGAACGGGCTTGGCGCACACCGGGCACCGACGCACTCGCCGAGCTGTTCGCCGACGATGCCGTCTACGTGGTGTCCCCGTGGGCGGCCCCGATTGTCGGGCGGGCCGCTCTCGCCGAGTTCTGGGAAGCGGGCCGGGACGGTGCCGACGAGCCGTTCACCATGACCTCCGATCTCGTCGCGGTGGAGGACGACACCGCAGTGGTCAGGGTGGAGGTCGAATACGAGCGCGACGATCCCGCCCGCTGGCGCGACCTGTGGATCGTCCGCTTCGACGATTCCGGCCGTTGCGTCCAGTTCGAGGAGTGGCCGTTCGCGCCGGGGCAACCCGACGGTCACTGA